One Rosa chinensis cultivar Old Blush chromosome 5, RchiOBHm-V2, whole genome shotgun sequence genomic region harbors:
- the LOC112201418 gene encoding stigma-specific STIG1-like protein 1, with amino-acid sequence MNCHKVFLLLAMLMMASAGTLSATLDEEESSFFNEDNNVQNQEKTSLRGTSSVFFASRSVTASTCDKNPKVCGAAAADGSECCSKKCVDLKTDRLNCGKCGVKCKQSEICCNGHIVTPMSDKKNCGRCNNACKGRNSCAFGMCSYA; translated from the coding sequence atGAACTGTCATAAGGTTTTCCTTCTGCTAGCCATGCTGATGATGGCTTCAGCCGGTACGCTTTCTGCGACactagatgaagaagaatcatcATTCTTCAACGAGGATAACAACgtccaaaaccaagaaaaaactTCTCTCAGGGGAACAAGCAGCGTCTTCTTTGCTTCTCGGTCAGTGACAGCGTCAACATGTGACAAAAACCCTAAGGTTTGTGGCGCGGCTGCCGCGGACGGCTCGGAGTGCTGCAGTAAGAAGTGCGTGGATTTGAAGACGGACAGACTCAATTGCGGGAAATGTGGGGTGAAATGCAAGCAGTCAGAGATATGCTGCAATGGTCATATTGTAACTCCAATGTCTGACAAGAAAAACTGTGGGAGATGCAACAATGCTTGCAAGGGACGCAACTCATGCGCTTTTGGGATGTGCAGCTATGCATAG
- the LOC112201424 gene encoding stigma-specific STIG1-like protein 1, translating to MNCHKVFLLLAMLMMASAGTLSATLDEEESSFFNEDNNVQNQEKTSLRGTSSVFFASRSVTASTCDKNPKVCGAAAADGSECCSKKCVDLKTDRLNCGKCGVKCKQTEICCNGHIVTPMSDKKNCGRCNNACKGRNSCAFGMCSYA from the coding sequence atGAACTGTCATAAGGTTTTCCTTCTGCTAGCCATGCTGATGATGGCTTCAGCCGGTACGCTTTCTGCGACactagatgaagaagaatcatcATTCTTCAACGAGGATAACAACgtccaaaaccaagaaaaaactTCTCTCAGGGGAACAAGCAGCGTCTTCTTTGCTTCTCGGTCAGTGACAGCGTCAACATGTGACAAAAACCCTAAGGTTTGTGGCGCAGCTGCCGCGGACGGCTCGGAGTGCTGCAGTAAGAAGTGCGTGGATTTGAAGACGGACAGACTCAATTGCGGGAAATGTGGGGTGAAATGCAAGCAGACAGAGATATGCTGCAATGGTCATATTGTAACTCCAATGTCTGACAAGAAAAACTGTGGGAGATGCAACAATGCTTGCAAGGGACGCAACTCATGCGCGTTTGGGATGTGCAGCTATGCATAG